The genome window AATCAACCATTAACGATCAACCATTAACACAGTGAATGTTCTAATATTTTGGGAAATATTGGAAAACTAACACAATTCTCTGGACATGGTTTATCGTGCCCTTCCAAGAGACTTGTAGATCCAAAAGAGATTAGTTTAGAAAAAGGATCTTGTTTAGTCCAGAAAATCTTCAGAGTTAATCAAGTTCTGGGCTAATCAGAGACTAAAGAATCTTTATAAGGAGAAACAGGCTTGGGAATCAAGTAGTCTTATTTTGAATTAGTTTGCTTTAGTCAATGGCATGGAATTAATGATTAAGTGTCAGTCAGGAATTTCTGTAATGCAGCCCAATTCCAAATGAGCACTAACATTCTATTTTCTATGTGATGACTCCTGATTAGAGGCAGAAGGCACAAATACTGCCAGCTATGCAATAAATTGTATTCTACTGCTCATGATCTCTAAATatagatcttgttttttaatgtaagaagCTCACTGAATCAAATGAATCTCACTTAAAGCAAGGAGAGTTAAGTAAAACTGGGGTAGGAAACTTCTAAATTATGTTGTAAACATATGACAGAATTAATCATTATAAGACAAGAATCATTTTCCCAGTAGCCCCACTGCTATGAATGATATTTTCATGAGCCTGGGCCACCTTCTCCAGTGGATACTGAGAACCGATGACAGGTCTCATCCAACCAATTTCCATTCCAGCTTGAAGGGCTGTGGCAAATTGCTGAAATTCCTcctaagtgaaaaaacaaaaaaatatttttttggtacAGGAACAAATGActtaattttcagaaataaacacTTTCAGAATCTAAGACAGCACAAGGTTTCTTACAAATGTGTGGCTTCTGTCAGCCTGTCCAGACCTATGGAAAAAGTAGTTCTCTGAGGGCTGGCTATTAAGGCCATTTTGTCTGAGACAGTCTCAGTTCACAATATACCAATTATCCTGAAGTAATTACTAATAGCATCTTCGTTTCTCTCAGAGGTGCCCtgacttgaaaaataaattatattattgaCCTAGTTATTTGTTATCTTCTAGTGACTAATACTTAATCTACTCATCTAGTCAAATAACTGAGTTTAACATCTACTTAAACGTTCAGTTTCTGCCTGACTAGGCAAACTGTGTCAATGTTTAAATTACCAAATCAGAATCATTCCTTTTCCTACCTTTGTTGATGAATAGAGAGCAACTCCAATTATACTAGATTCTTTAGCTATGGTGTCCCGTGGGTTTATTTCAATATGACCTCTGCTGCCAACAACCTGTTAAAAAAATGTGTCTATAGTTAGAGATTACTGTAAAAAAGTGTTAAGATTATGGTAAAAATTCAAAgtagtaaaaaaaatgaaatacttactATTACTCGTCCTCCATATGACAGTAGATTCAAATCATTACTAAGATTTACATTAGCTAACATTTCAATAATCACATCCATTCCTTTTTCACCAACAAATTTCTATGTAATATAAAGGAAGGCAGAGTAAGATAACAAGTAAAAAAACCTGCAAAATAGTTATCATAGTCCCATATGctacagaaatagaaatagttttaaaagtatttttaagacaaatacaaattttaaatgatcCAATTTTATAGTGATGATGTAATTCCAAGGTGCCCAACACAATACCTAAAATGATGAATATGTGTACTAAATAAACTGCTACAATGCAATAAAATATGTCTAAAACTTTCAGGCACAATTTAAATATGCTTTTTCCATgttgaaaactttttttcttcataatgtATTCTCATAGAGAAACTACAAATTGAAAAATCCAAAACCCCAACAAGGCtcccatttttattaaaaaaaataaagaaaaaaaatccttggcTGTTTGCTGATCCAGGATATTTTTGTGTGCATTCAGTTTTGCTATAAGTGGTTTACGACCAGCTTGGCataccacttttttttcttttgggctCTCAGATGGTTCCCAACATCTAAAACTGGCTCTTAAATAAGCTGTATGTGTCTACctcatattcatttaattttagcaaaaaaataaaacctgtgtCAGACACTCTGCTAGGTACTGGGAATGCAAATTTGGACATAGAGAACTCAAAATAAAGCTAAGGGGAAAGATGTAAACTACTACAGTCGTGTAGCTGTAATGTAATGTAAGGGTAAGGACTGCATTAGCAGAAATCAGTCATAGGTTATAGAGAAAAAATGTTACAAGGTCAGAGCAAGTCCCACAGAGATGATGACCTGGACCCTGAGGGGTGAACAGGAGTTCCTTAAGcaaaaaggagggaagggaagcaagTGGAAACTAGACGTGAGGAAGAATCAGTCAggacagaaggaacagaaaagcaaagatgTAGCGGCTAAGGGTCCTAGTCAGAGTCAGCCCAGCAGAGCGGGAGTGTGTGTCTGGGAAGCAGGTGGGTGGGGATGAGGAAGAGGTAGGACAGGAGACTGTGAATGGTACAGATtatgaaaatacatcaaatgcCAGGTCAAAGGATTGGGATGTTCTTGGCACAGGTGTTCACTAATTCCTTTTAAGGCACTCTTTTGTTATATGTCTGGGAAACCTAAAATTAATTGAGTATCCACTCCAGAAACCATTACCCAAGAGTATTCACAAAGATGAAAAGTGGCCAGTTACTTTAAGAAGATACCTGTGTTTGGCAGGACTTTAAATATAAGACCGCGACGTTTTGCAGCTTCCATCTTTTCTACTGCTTCCTGCTGCTTAAGTCTCTCTCATCCTCCAAATCACTCTCTTAACCTATTATCTCCCCCATTCCCCACTCACCTCTCCTTTTCCACCAAACTTCTTGAAAAACTAGTGGGTACTTAACTCCTTTTACTGCCGTACCTACCATCGCGTCCCATGGCATCGGCCTCCACCCCAGCTACTCACACTGCTGGTAGCGGACAGGATCCTAATTACCAGTCCGCTGCTCTTGCCTCAGGCCTCACCCTCTTTTTCAGCAATAACTGACCCTGACCACATCCCCCAGAAACCAGTTCTCTTCTTAGTTTTCTGACTTCCTTTTCGCCCCCTTCCTCTTCATATCACTTCACTGCAGGTGTTCTCAGGTTGGCGTCTCATCTCTAGACCCTCGTGCTGCTCAATCTCGGACACACTGTGGCTTCAGTCAGCACCCATAAGCTGGTATGTCCAGCACCGCCTCTGACCTGAGCTCCATTCCCCCGAGCCGGCAGCCCGCTGGGCACTGCCGCTCATCTGATCACCCAGGACAGAAACCCACATTTCATCTCTTACTCCCATCGTTCAATCAGCACCCTTCCTCCTACCCATCAAGCTGGCTGCCTCATTCTATCAGTTTCACCTCTGACATGCCTTTCAAATACATCTCTTTATCTCTATTCTTTTCACCAGtgtgaccttaaaaaaaaatatttccagaaacaaCTAAAATGGGAGCTCCATAAGGATAGGAATTTTTGTCTCTTATTCCTTGCTGTACCATCAGTGTCTACAACAGTACGTGGCCCAAAaattttactctattttttaGCAAGATGATTTAGTGGTGATAAACTCTCActcatatttttcttagtttgtcGTGACCTGGGTTACATGGTAATCCGTACCTGGAAAATTCTAATTCTTTCTCAACATAAGCAAGTAGTTTGAGGACTAGCAAAGTAATCAGTGCTTAATAAACTGCTACTGTCATACAAATGGAGAGCTTCAGGACCTGCTGGAATTCTGTTGTTGCAATGGAATATATGCAGCAGTGAACTAAGGGCCACCTCACTGCTTGGGATGACATAGTAGTTATTCCTCCAAAGCATCCAGTTAGCAAATGAACTTTATTCTCTAGGCTAGACTGATCCAGTTGGTAATCTCTGAATACGTGACCTTCCATGAAAAATTTACATCAATAAAAATTATGTTATTGCCAGAAGCAGCGGTGTGATGTAAAATGGATAAAGTActgtcaaaaggtataaacttgcagttataaaataaagaagtcatggaTGTAATATACAGTACAGTGACCACAGTCAATAATACTgaattgcatatttgaaagctgctaagtGAGTAGGTCCTACACTCTTATTATaagtttcttgaaaaaaaaaaaaaaaaaaaggaacacctCACAGCTCCAAATACAAAACTATGGTTTTACCTAAAATGTGACTTAGATTAAAGAGTACCAGTTTTTATAGAACTCTAGAAAGGCCATATTTTTTTTGATAAACATAAAGGAGACAGAAGTGAGAGTGAAAGTTGGAAAATTAGACATCTCTGctttttaacttaattaaaactttaaaacacaCATAGGcatataaaaaaaagcaaataactttgAGAGAGTGGTTGATAAAAGAACTTATGAAAAAAAAGTGTCttccaagaaacaaaattttacttttataaaattaTGAACAATTTTACCTTAATTTTATCAATATAGTTAGCTTCTCTGTGATTAAACACTTCATGCGCTCCATTTTGTAAAACAATGTTTCGCCCTTCCTCAGTACCAGCTGTACCCAAAACCTTTAAGCCATAAGCCCTAGCGATTTGGCATGCTGCTAGCCcaacctgaaaaacaaaatataagccAGTATTGTAGGTTCTTTGTATCCctgcaaacatttattaaatacagaCAATGAATTTAAGGTTCTTCCAGATATTTTGAGTCTACATGAAGACCTAAGAACAATagctaatttttttaagtatttacaaTGTGCCAGGTACCACACTAACTGCTTTACCTGCATTGCTTCATTTCATCCCCACAATAAGCCTGTTAGGTAGATATTGTAATTGTCCATGttctataaatgagaaaactgaagcttttaAATATAAGTAATTTGCACAGGTTACAGATATGCAAACAGGACTAAATCACAGAGTGAATGAAATCAGACTTTAGAGCCTGAGCTTTTCACTACTGCATCAAAATGGTTACTTAGCATTTGCTTTGTGCAGAAGGTACCAGGTTTAAAGATGATCAAAATATGCTCACTGACTTTATATATGCAGTTTAACTGTACATATAAAATGCTATATAACAAATGCAAGGCCTTTACCATTTAAGTAGGAGAGACCGGTACATTAATTTATTacaaattaatttattcactcaTATGGTGAACACTTATTGATTttttactatgtgctagacatCACACTTCACACATGAAACTTATATTCTAAAGAAGGGGAAagataataaacaaatgaacaaataaatgagtaaagtaaattcagaaaatgaaaagtacaatgaaaaaaataagcctACCAGATTATAAAGAGATAGGAAGAGGGGTTTGTTAGATCATCAGGAAAGGCATCTCTGAGGAGATGAGACCTGACTGAACTAAGGGACAAGCACTAGCCAAGGATGCTGTAGGCAGAATGGCCATGGCTAAGCTAGTGGAGTGGAAAGGAGGGTGGGTACTCAAAGGTCAGAAAGAGGGTCAGTGTGGCTGAGGGCGGGGCACACGGGAGGGAGTGGATGATAAGGCCAGAGGAGCACAGAGAGGCTGGGGTACATGGGTCTTAAAGATAAAGGCTTTAGATTTTATTTAAGAGCTTTGCAGAATAATTATAGAGCTGAAGCAGGAGCATGATATGACCCAATTTAGGCTTTAAAAGAAACACTACAATTATATGAGGCAAAAAGAAGGTGGAGCTGGGAATGGGAGCAGGAAGATGGAACCTTCCTCACAGATTAAATGTGGGGGATGAGGAAGGGTGAAAACCCCAGGATGACGGCTAGGTCTCCAGCCAGATAAACTGGGTAGATTACAGGGCATGAGGAAGACTGCAGAGGACCAAGTGTGTGAGAGCATGAAGAATTCACTTTGAACTTGCTGAGCTAAACACTGCTCACCTGACTGAAGACATTCAGTCATCAGCTGAATATGGATAAAGACCCCAAGAAATTCAGAgttggaaatatttatttgaaattcatcaGTTAAGGAATGTTATTTAAAGCCATGGATCAGACAAAAATCATTAGATCACCAGATAAATGTATTtgtataaaggagaaataaaagtagTTTAGGAATATAGATAAAGTACTTATTTAAATTGTGATACTaggaaataaatgtttgatgtTGTGCCTAATGGATGATGCAGATAAGGTATCACATACATttagagcagggtttctcaaacttggcactactgacattttgagcTGGCTAATTCTCTGTCGTGGCAGCTATCCTGTGCCTGTCTTGTGATGGATGTTTAACAGCATGTCTAGTacctacccactagatgccagaacCCCTCTACCCAGTTCTGACAATTAATAATGTCCCCAGACATTACCACATGTTCCtgaaggggagaagggaagctGTAGAATCACCCTTTATTGATAAGCAGTGACTTAGAGGAAGGTAAAATCATTGTGGATTGGGCATGatggaaaagaattaaaataaaaagatgatagaaactaaaatttaacagaatcacagactccCAGGCCTGAAGTAGACCTTTAAGATTACATGGCATATGGAAATGATGAGCCTGAACTCACTGGGTTATGGCTGAGATTTAGGTGACTTActaaacaggcacatgaaatgaacTCACTGTCTGATGACTGAGGGAGACATTCAATTCCATGAAATATGATACACTATGGGTTTGACAGGTCTGGTTTTTGCTACTTTAACTTCCaattaaaagaagagaaacaacCAAGCCTCTAATAAAACCACATCTAAACTAAAGATTTAGTGTGAATATACCTCCTTATACTCTATTTTAAAGGACACTCagtatcttttaaatgtgctgttTATTCTATTCTTGTCAATAGTTATACTAGCTACAGTTCTTCAATAGATTATATACCATCTTGTGTCaactatttttcttctatttattttgttaacaataaaatagaGCACTCCCCACTGACATATCTGGATAATAGCTGTGTTCAAATATTCCACaccatttaaaatacacaacCTAATCCCAAAAGAATTTGAATTAAATGAGAACAGAAAGTACAAACAGAAGCCAGACAAACCCAGCACTATTTTGCTCTGATGGGGCAGGAGGATCAGAAGCATTCACACACCAGCTCACCAGCCTATCCCTGCCAGGGCAGATTTAACAAACTCAGCCAGCTCAGAGAACAGCGTGgattttgccttaaaaaaaagtcatggtGAAGTGACCAGGCTTTTTACAAGAGggtaaagggaataaaaaaagattttctttaaactctcctctcctcttcccactGAAATATCTCCCTTTTACTCAGATCACAAGGTTAGCTCTCTGCAAGCCAAAGCAatttaaataaatgcatgtttGACAGACCCTTTAGTTATTTTgggttaaatttaatttaatccaAAAACAGCCTCCTTGGTAAAGCTCAACAATGGGACTTTTTGATAAGGTTTATCTGTCACATTTTCTCAAGCCCCATAAAGacaatcttgattttttttagtaAATAGTCTGATCTGTGAAATCCTTCAAAATTGATCTATTTAAGGTACACAGGAAGCTGAGTGTGAAGCCTTGCGATTCAGCTATCTAAAGTACAGAGACGCATGGACTGAATTCTGTTCATATTATCCGATCACCTTCAGAAGTAAATTCACATTTTCAGGATGCCACTCATTATTCTGGAGATGATGTGCCACTTTAATAGACACATTACTTCTCTCAGTCTCCTCTCCAGAACAGATGGTGCTATGAAAGGGTTAACCAGCTTCCTCAAGGTAAGCCATCTAGCCCCaggccctttttaaaaaaaaaattcaaaatctctGTCTCCAAAACTTCTAAAGCCTCTACATGCAGGAGAGAGGTCATGTGGATTTCTTGTTAAATTCCAACCTCAGAGCTCTAACTTTTCCTCTAAGCTCCTCAGAGGCAGACTGAGTCAGTTTCCCGAAGAAGGTTCTGACAGTCCTATGTTGGGTGATTTCACTGAAGGGCTTATTTTATAAGTTCTGAGTCCTCCCCACTTCCGCTCTGTATTAGCATTTTAAGCTGAGGGTTGTGCTGCTAAGGACACAGCTGTATACTGTGCACTCCATGAATGTCATCAAAGCACAGCAGGCAACAGTGGAAGGGAGACAGAAGGGACGGAGGATTCAGCGATGTCTGGGGCAACCCAGGTAAAGCTTTaatgagccttagtttccttatctaagGGAATGTGGAATTTGTATtaaccttaaaaaatatttaaaattataaataaactcTTATAACGTACACTACTTGAAGGTAAAAATAAAGCCAGTTTATCTTGGTCCACACCCAACACAGGTGGAAAAGCTAATACATGCATTTTTGATGACATAATCTATTGAATTTATTAACTAAGAAGTGCTAAACTAAGGACAAGGGATCCCCAGAAGGCAGAATTTAAAGAAACTTCACTACATAAAGGAGTATATTTATTGCCTTTATTTATAAATTTGGCTTTAAAAAGTGact of Manis javanica isolate MJ-LG chromosome 4, MJ_LKY, whole genome shotgun sequence contains these proteins:
- the CRYZ gene encoding quinone oxidoreductase, translating into MATGQKLMRAIRVFEFGGPEVLKLQADVAVPIPKDHQVLIRVHACGVNPVDTYIRSGTYSRKPLLPYTPGTDVAGVIEAVGDSVSAFKKGDRVFTTSTVSGGYAEYALAADHTVYPLPEKLDFQQGAAIGIPYFTAYRALLHSARVKAGESVLVHGASGGVGLAACQIARAYGLKVLGTAGTEEGRNIVLQNGAHEVFNHREANYIDKIKKFVGEKGMDVIIEMLANVNLSNDLNLLSYGGRVIVVGSRGHIEINPRDTIAKESSIIGVALYSSTKEEFQQFATALQAGMEIGWMRPVIGSQYPLEKVAQAHENIIHSSGATGKMILVL